A window of the Bradyrhizobium diazoefficiens genome harbors these coding sequences:
- the phnK gene encoding phosphonate C-P lyase system protein PhnK, whose translation MADQDLLETDQPLLVAESLSKSYGRIAACRDVSFSLYPGEVLAIVGESGSGKSTLLQLLSGQLAASGGQVSYRMRDGVTRDLAALGEAERRLLFRTDWGFVHQDPAQGLRMAVSAGANVGERLMAVGWNHYGRIRESASDWLTRVEIDVARIDDAPRTYSGGMRQRLQIARNLVTGPRLVFMDEPTGGLDVSVQARLLDLLRNLVAELHLAVVIVTHDLAVARLLSHRVMVMKGGRVIETGLTDQVLDDPREPYTQLLVSSILPP comes from the coding sequence ATGGCTGATCAGGATCTGCTCGAAACCGATCAGCCGTTGCTGGTCGCGGAAAGCCTCAGCAAGTCCTACGGCCGCATCGCCGCCTGCCGTGACGTGTCGTTCTCGCTCTATCCCGGCGAGGTGCTGGCGATCGTCGGCGAATCCGGCTCCGGCAAGTCGACGCTGCTGCAGCTCCTGTCAGGCCAGCTCGCGGCAAGCGGCGGGCAGGTGTCGTACCGGATGCGCGACGGCGTCACCCGTGATCTCGCTGCGCTTGGCGAGGCCGAGCGGCGGCTCTTGTTCCGCACCGACTGGGGTTTCGTGCACCAGGATCCGGCGCAGGGCCTGCGCATGGCGGTCTCGGCGGGCGCCAATGTCGGCGAGCGGTTGATGGCCGTGGGCTGGAACCACTACGGCCGCATTCGCGAATCCGCCTCCGACTGGCTCACGCGCGTCGAGATCGACGTCGCGCGTATCGATGATGCGCCACGCACCTATTCTGGCGGCATGCGCCAGCGCCTCCAGATCGCGCGCAACCTCGTCACCGGGCCGCGGCTGGTGTTCATGGACGAGCCGACCGGCGGGCTCGATGTTTCAGTCCAGGCCCGCCTGCTCGATCTCCTGCGCAATCTCGTCGCCGAATTGCATCTGGCCGTCGTCATCGTCACCCACGATCTCGCGGTCGCGCGCCTGTTGTCGCATCGCGTGATGGTGATGAAGGGCGGCCGCGTCATCGAGACCGGTCTGACCGACCAGGTGCTGGACGATCCGCGCGAGCCCTACACCCAGCTCCTCGTCTCCTCGATTCTGCCGCCATAA
- the phnL gene encoding phosphonate C-P lyase system protein PhnL — MTAMIDIADANKTFTMHLQGGIELPVVRGVTFHVEPGECVVLSGPSGAGKSSILKMIFGNYRCDSGRIGIRHRGEVIDLATAEPRQVLNVRRATIGYVSQFLRAVPRVATIDVVAEPLIVNGLTRADAQARAGELLHRLNIPERLWQLPPATFSGGEQQRVNIARGFISDLPILLLDEPTASLDAANRAVVVALVAEKKRQGVAMVAIVHDDEIRHLIADRIVDVTSFAAAA; from the coding sequence ATGACCGCCATGATCGACATCGCCGACGCCAACAAGACCTTCACGATGCACCTGCAGGGCGGCATCGAATTGCCTGTCGTGCGCGGCGTGACCTTCCACGTCGAGCCCGGCGAGTGTGTCGTGCTGTCGGGGCCGTCAGGTGCCGGAAAATCGTCGATCCTGAAGATGATCTTCGGCAATTACCGCTGCGACTCCGGCAGGATCGGCATCCGCCATCGTGGTGAGGTGATCGACCTCGCCACCGCCGAGCCGCGGCAGGTCCTCAACGTCCGCCGCGCCACCATCGGCTATGTCAGCCAGTTCCTGCGTGCGGTGCCGCGGGTCGCCACCATCGACGTCGTCGCCGAGCCCTTGATCGTCAACGGCCTGACGCGCGCCGATGCGCAGGCACGCGCCGGCGAGCTGCTGCATCGTCTCAACATCCCCGAGCGTCTCTGGCAGCTTCCGCCCGCGACCTTCTCCGGCGGCGAGCAGCAGCGCGTCAACATCGCGCGCGGCTTCATCTCGGATCTGCCGATCCTGCTGCTGGACGAGCCGACCGCCTCGCTCGATGCCGCCAACCGCGCCGTCGTGGTCGCGCTGGTCGCCGAGAAGAAGCGCCAGGGCGTCGCCATGGTGGCCATTGTCCATGACGACGAAATCCGCCATCTGATTGCCGACCGCATCGTCGACGTCACCAGCTTTGCCGCCGCGGCCTGA
- a CDS encoding alpha-D-ribose 1-methylphosphonate 5-phosphate C-P-lyase PhnJ, which produces MNAPAYNFAYLDEQTKRMIRRAILKAIAIPGYQVPFASREMPMPYGWGTGGVQVTAAILGPQDVLKVIDQGSDDTTNAISIRKFFAKTAGVATTTSTDEATVIQTRHRIPETSLHGNQVLVYQVPIPEPLRFLEPRETETRRMHALAEYGLMHVKLYEDIARFGHIATAYAYPVKVNARYVMDPSPTPKFDNPKMDNCPALQLFGAGREKRIYAIPPYTQVVSLDFEDHPFEPYRFNAPCALCAAENSYLDEIVTDDKGSRMFVCSDTDYCEGRQAAGHHGALSAAPYKDKAQGGANG; this is translated from the coding sequence ATGAACGCGCCCGCCTACAATTTTGCCTATCTCGACGAGCAGACCAAGCGGATGATCCGCCGCGCGATCCTGAAGGCGATCGCGATCCCCGGCTATCAGGTGCCGTTCGCCAGCCGCGAGATGCCGATGCCCTATGGCTGGGGCACCGGCGGCGTGCAGGTGACCGCCGCGATCCTGGGGCCGCAGGATGTGCTGAAGGTGATCGACCAGGGTTCGGACGACACCACCAACGCGATCTCGATCCGCAAATTCTTCGCCAAGACCGCCGGCGTCGCGACCACGACGTCGACGGACGAGGCCACCGTGATCCAGACCCGCCACCGCATTCCCGAGACGTCGCTGCACGGAAACCAGGTGCTGGTCTATCAGGTGCCGATCCCGGAACCCCTGCGCTTCCTCGAGCCGCGCGAGACGGAGACGCGGCGCATGCACGCGCTCGCCGAATACGGCCTGATGCATGTGAAGCTCTACGAGGACATCGCCCGCTTCGGTCACATCGCGACCGCCTACGCCTATCCGGTGAAGGTGAATGCGCGCTACGTGATGGACCCGTCGCCGACGCCGAAATTCGACAATCCCAAGATGGACAATTGCCCGGCGCTGCAATTGTTCGGCGCCGGCCGCGAGAAGCGCATCTATGCGATCCCGCCCTACACCCAGGTGGTGTCGCTCGATTTCGAGGACCACCCGTTCGAGCCCTACCGCTTCAACGCGCCCTGTGCGCTGTGCGCCGCCGAAAATTCCTACCTCGACGAGATCGTCACCGACGACAAGGGCAGCCGCATGTTCGTCTGCTCGGACACCGACTATTGCGAGGGACGTCAGGCTGCCGGTCATCACGGTGCCCTGAGTGCTGCGCCCTACAAGGACAAGGCGCAGGGAGGAGCAAATGGCTGA
- the phnN gene encoding phosphonate metabolism protein/1,5-bisphosphokinase (PRPP-forming) PhnN, producing MSQTVTAVEEQAGAIGPGRLVLVVGPSGAGKDTLLRLAQAACADDHGIVFPRRVVTRASSADEDNIALSPDEFARARDHGDFAVHWDAHGHSYALPLEINDDIRAGRAVVVNVSRTVIAVLRGTYANVVVVAITAPPDVLAQRLAARARHSDGNIADRLARSVDDASTNADVTIFNAGSADYHSRHLLRVIRNECWHE from the coding sequence ATGAGCCAGACGGTCACGGCGGTCGAGGAGCAGGCGGGCGCGATCGGGCCCGGGCGACTGGTGCTCGTGGTCGGCCCGAGCGGTGCCGGCAAGGACACGCTGCTGCGTCTGGCGCAGGCGGCCTGTGCCGACGATCATGGCATCGTCTTCCCGCGCCGCGTCGTGACGCGCGCGTCCTCTGCCGACGAGGACAATATTGCGTTGAGCCCCGACGAATTCGCCCGTGCGCGCGATCACGGCGATTTCGCCGTGCATTGGGACGCGCATGGCCATTCCTATGCTCTGCCGCTGGAGATCAACGACGACATCCGCGCGGGTCGCGCCGTGGTCGTCAACGTCTCGCGCACGGTGATCGCTGTGTTGCGCGGGACCTACGCCAACGTCGTCGTGGTCGCGATCACGGCGCCGCCGGACGTGCTGGCGCAGCGGCTCGCTGCGCGCGCGCGTCACAGCGACGGCAATATCGCAGATCGGCTCGCGCGCAGCGTCGATGACGCATCGACCAACGCGGACGTCACCATCTTCAACGCTGGGAGCGCTGACTATCACAGCCGCCACCTCCTGCGCGTGATCAGGAACGAATGCTGGCACGAGTAA
- a CDS encoding alpha-D-ribose 1-methylphosphonate 5-triphosphate diphosphatase, with the protein MKPKDIVIANARIVLADRVIEQGWLALVDGRIAEIGEGRAPAGADDAGGDLIMPGLIELHTDHLEAHYVPRPKVFWNPVAAVVSYDGQLATSGITTVFDSLRVWREDGAEEVDGRAGVLAAAITTARDSRLLRADHFLHLRCEIPMPSVVEEAKELIDRPDVKLMSLMDHTPGQRQFRDEVKLRDYYRGKGGGKTDAELDELFAKRFEYQKAYATTNMRQIVALAHRYKIPLASHDDTTEENVADAVRDGVAVAEFPTTIEAARGLHQAGIDILMGAPNVVRGGSHSGNIAAVDLAREGLLDILSSDYIPSSLLMGALQLPEHAPSISLPAAVRTVTKAPADAVGLTDRGEIAIGKRADLIRVHVAGSVPVVRSVWREGGRVA; encoded by the coding sequence ATGAAGCCGAAGGATATCGTGATCGCGAACGCCAGGATCGTGTTGGCTGACCGGGTGATCGAGCAGGGCTGGCTTGCTCTGGTGGACGGACGCATTGCCGAGATCGGCGAGGGCAGGGCGCCCGCGGGCGCTGACGATGCCGGCGGCGACCTGATCATGCCCGGCCTGATCGAGCTCCACACCGACCATCTCGAAGCGCATTATGTGCCGCGCCCGAAGGTGTTCTGGAATCCGGTCGCCGCCGTCGTCTCCTATGACGGCCAGCTCGCGACCTCAGGTATCACCACGGTGTTCGATTCGCTCCGGGTCTGGCGCGAGGACGGCGCCGAGGAGGTCGATGGCCGTGCCGGCGTGCTCGCTGCCGCGATCACGACCGCACGCGACTCGCGCCTGTTGCGCGCCGACCACTTCCTGCATCTGCGCTGCGAAATCCCGATGCCGAGCGTGGTCGAGGAAGCCAAGGAGCTGATTGACCGGCCCGACGTCAAGCTGATGTCGCTGATGGACCATACCCCCGGCCAGCGCCAGTTCCGCGACGAGGTCAAGCTGCGCGACTATTATCGCGGCAAGGGCGGTGGCAAGACCGATGCCGAGCTCGACGAGCTGTTCGCAAAGCGCTTCGAGTACCAGAAGGCCTATGCCACGACCAACATGCGCCAGATCGTCGCGCTGGCGCATCGGTACAAGATTCCGCTCGCAAGCCATGACGACACCACCGAGGAGAACGTGGCGGACGCCGTGCGTGATGGTGTCGCGGTGGCGGAATTTCCGACCACGATCGAGGCCGCGCGCGGCCTGCACCAGGCCGGCATCGACATCCTGATGGGGGCGCCCAACGTCGTGCGTGGCGGCTCGCATTCCGGCAACATCGCCGCGGTCGATCTCGCCCGCGAAGGCCTGCTCGACATCCTGTCGTCCGACTACATCCCGTCGAGCCTGCTGATGGGCGCGCTGCAATTGCCCGAGCATGCGCCGTCGATCAGCCTGCCGGCGGCCGTTCGTACCGTGACGAAAGCGCCCGCTGATGCGGTCGGCCTTACTGATCGCGGCGAGATTGCAATTGGCAAGCGCGCTGATCTGATCCGCGTGCATGTCGCGGGCAGCGTCCCCGTGGTTCGCAGCGTCTGGCGCGAAGGGGGCCGGGTCGCATGA